CTCATATGCAGCCTCGAGATCACCTGTCGCCTGTAATATCCTTGCCGGCAGCACGGGATCTGGAATGTCAGCTGAATCGATGTGCGACAGGCAGGTACTCTTATAAACTCCCCCCAGGTAAATCAGATCAAACCTCAGGGCTTCGATTATCTCTTCAGAACTCATCATCTGTCCTGTATCTCCCAGAAGAATATGCTCGAGTCTGATAACCTGACGCAGCCCGTTGGATTCAGCAGCATCCAGTGCATTGTTAAGACACTGGAGAGCTCTATCGGAATCACCGGTCAGCCTGGATTGCCTGGCTTCCAGCAGATTAAAGAGACCGGAGTACAGACTCGACTCGGAGTACTCGATCCTGTTGAGTGTCTCTTCCGATTCCAGCAGGTTCCCGGTTTGCTGTAGAAGCGAGAGTCTAATCACCAGACAGAGGGTATCGGAAGGCTCACATATTCCAAGGTGACTGAACGCAATATCGTAGTCCTCCCTGGCAGATGCCATTGCGGCCAGACCCCTTCGGGCTTCGTGACATCCGGGATCTATGTGCAGAGCCCTTTTGAAGGTCCAATCAGCTTTCGGGTCGCCCTGCCTCCACAACGCCCAGCCGTAATCAGTCCAGCTGCTGGCATCCGTCGAATCGGGCAGGAGGTTGACCTCGGCAACATTGAGTGCGTGATAACGGATACCTTCTCCCAGTACCTTAAAAGGCAGAACTGTCAGCAATAACAGCCCATATAGAAGAACGCTTCCAAATCCGGTACGGCAATAGTCCCTCAATGTATTGTAACATATTAAATTCATATGCCCTCTTGTCTGATTGTTGCAGCATTCATCGGAAGATGATACGATAAGCATTCACCCTCCAATTCACAAATACACCCGGAATACTGCGACTTGCTCTAAACAGATTCTCCCCGCAGATTAACTTCGGTCATTGTATTTTTCTGCCATTGATACCTGCATCCGCCATCATTCGATCTTCCTAAAAGTGATGAAGCGCCATGAATATGACGCTTCATCCTTAAATGCTGGCCGGTTAGTATTTATCCGAGTTAGTTACTTGGATTATTTTGGTATACAGAATGTAACACCAGTTACACCATTTAAATAAACCGGAACACCGTATTCGTACATAATTATGTCAGGATCTCCAGTCGGGTATTCTTCCTCCCAGTACAGCATGGCTACAGTGACGTTTGATGGTGCTGACCAATGAAAAGACTTGACCCAACCTACTGGAAGCCAGCCAGATATCGGGAATCCATCCACCTCAACCTTGAAACATCCGCTTTGGCCATATACTGCCACATTTATAGTACCTACATCTTTCCAGGCTGCAAAGACGCTTCCAACGCAAAACACAAGCAATGCGAGCACGAGTATCTTCTTCAAGATAGCAGCTCCCCTTTCCTATTAATTATCCAGTGTTGCCAGCATTCTATTAATGTAATAATAACCTTTACTGTCATAACATCTTAGAAGTATTTCCAATCAATATGCATATATATCAGGATAACTCTATCTATTAAGAATCAATATTTAGATTGTTAAGTATATATCTTTTTTATATATCGGAAGTCAAGCTCTATAATCTATGCTATCATTGTAATATTGACTCTGAAATTATTAGTAAACTGCTAACTATTGTCTACTCAGATATATCATATTTGTAATGTGCAGTTACGCAGCATTTTAGTCAATAACTGCCTGACACCTTTAAAGGAAATTGAGATGACCGGTTTCAGCCAGGGTGTATACCTCCTAAGGTTTTCCAGCTCGACAGGAGATAATTCCATTCTGTTCACAGTAGCAAGATAGAATTATAGGAAATCGGATTGATGAAAACCGCAGAAACTTCACTCCTGTAATACACGCCTTGAGGAGGAGTATCTTCGGGCATAGTTCGAATGAGTAATAGGGGTTATTACCACTCCCCTGTCCAGATAAGATGAGCAGTGGATAAAATCACCATCTCCAAGATAGATCCCCGTATGCCTGGGGTTATCGAATATCAGCAGATCACCGGGCTGCAGATCATCCCGGTCAACTGCCACACCCATTAATTCCATACCGCTGACAGTTCTTGGCAGTGGAATTCCATAATCATTGAATACCCTGTAGGCCAGACCGCTGCAGTCGAATCCTGTGCTGTCAATGCCTCCGTAAACGTAAGGCGTACCAAGAAATGACACAGCATAACTGAGAATACTGTCCACGAGTGTATATGATACTTCTTCGGGCTGTTCCTCAATGATAATGCAGGAATATTGTTGGGGAATATCAGGAAGTTCCTGTGCTAAAACCGCGAGACCAGAGAATATTATGAAAGAAGAGAGTAAACTCACAGGTCACCTTTTCCTATTACATCATCATCGGATTGTGTCTGCAGCATGATATTAGCAGTCAGGCAGGATGTCAATTAATGTGGCTGAACAGGACACTTGATTCAGGTTGTCAGGATTACTGAATATTCGGTATTGTCAGATCAGGAACAGAATGGAACTAAGGACAGGAAACGTCGAGTTTTATTCAGAACAATGCTGCATAAGGAAGTAATTCCGGTTTCCTGTTAACAATTAAGGGAGGAAAAACCTTGTTCAATAAAAAAACATCTCAAGAAAATTTTTTCGCAAATGCACTTCTACTGTTTTCACTGATAATTATTTCTTCTTCAATTCATGCATCTGTTGCATCGGATATTCCATATACGAGAACTGATCGGAATGATATTCTCCCTTACAACTGGATTTCAAGCGACGTTTTCACTGTTCCGGATGCTAAAGAACAAGACATTGAATATGTAGGAAGTTGTATGTGGTCTCAGGTCACTGATGTATTTTCAGCAGGTTCTGATCTCTGGGCTTCATTCAATAACGGTCTTTGTCATATTGACATCTCCGATATTTCAAATCCTGTAGTTGTTTCTGAGCTGTATATCCCCTGTGGGAGTAAAGGTATAACAGGAACAAATGATATTATAGTTGAAAACAGCTACGCATATATCGGTGATAAAGACGGGCTTAGGATCGTTGATATTAACAACATGGAACTTGTATCAACATATCCTCTGCAAAGAGCCCACACGTTATTCCTGTGTGATACTATTCTCTATGTAGCTGACGGAACGGGTGTGAAAGTTTTTAATGTCACCAATCCTGCAATACCGGATTCGATTGGCTTTTATCCGATACCGGGCGCAGTCGGAATAGATATTGATAGTTATTATGCTTACATCTCTGATACCGGAGGTATGGGGCTTACGATACTTGATATAACCATTCCGGATAATCCTGTTTTTGTTTCAAACTACAACACACCGGGTTATGGGAATAATGTTGCCTTTTCGAACGGACATGCTTTCATTGCAGATCATAATAACGGACTTGAGATTGTGGATGTAACTGATCCGCTGAACCCGGTTCTTAAATCGAATATTCAAACATCCGGTTCTGCATATGATGTTAAAGTTGCCGGTAATTATGCCTTTGTTGCGGCTGACAACATGGACGTTATTGACATATCCAACTTGAGTACGCCGTTTATTGCACAGACATTTCCTTCGATGGATGATGTAAGATCAATATTTCTCAGCGGTGATTATCTGTTTTCATCCGAAGGTTCTTTTCTGGAAATACTGAATATTCAACAGCCGACAAATACTTATTTGGAAGGAAGCCTGGAAAGACCTTACTGGCTTCAGGAAGTCAGAATCGGCGAGGGTATTGCATATATCGCGGATATGGGTGAAATCTATTTGGTACCGGGTGGATTGAAAATCGTTGATATCAGCGATCAGGAAAACCCTTTCCTGCAGGGGGAATATTCAATGGATCTGTGGGCAATCCCCAATAACCTTGATATCAAGGATAGTTACGTGTATATGCAGGATTACATCAGCTCTACATACAAGTTAATCGCTCTCGATGTCAGTAACCCTGACATGCCACAGCTGGCCGGAGAATACCCGTATACCGCAAAAGATATATTTACAGGTGATTCTTATGTGTATGTTTTAGATAGTGACAAGCTAAGAATATTTGACCTGCAGGATCCATCAAACCCAATTCTGGAAGGATCTTTAACTCTCAGTGATGATGCGTTAAGAATTTGTGTCAATAATGGATACGCCTTTATCGCCGGAAATGGTGTAAATACCTTATGGATAGTGGATGTAAGCGATTGCTCAAATCCGCAGCTGATAACTTCTATAACGACAGCCTGTAATTATGCCAGGGATATTGTAGTGCAGGACAGCCTGTTGTATCTTGTATGCACTCAGCATATGCAAATAATAAACATAGACGATATTAATAATCCGGCAATAATAAGCACATTTGATGAAGTTAACAGCGCAACAGGTATTTGTGTTGCAAATAACTACGCCTATATAGCAGACAATAACTTGCTGAAAATAGATATTTCTGATCCTGCAGCACCGTCTTTTGTAGAGGCATATCCAATACCTGGTTGTGCTTACAATGTAGCGGTGTTTGACAAGTATTTATTTGTTACAACCGAATCTTCATTTCTTATTTTCCAGGATTCAGATTTATTGCATATTGCTGCTGAAGATGAATTTCTTCAGATGGGAACAGCTCTAATACAGAATTATCCAAATCCTTTTAATATGCAGACAACAATAGAATATCATCTGCCTGTTAGTACCCGCATAACCCTTAATATATATGATTTACAGGGGCGGAAACTGCGAATGCTTGTCAACGATGTTCAATTTGCCGGCAGTTATTCCGTGGTCTGGGATGGAAAAGACAGCCTTGGTGAATGCGCCTGCACGGGTGTGTATTATTATATGTTGGAATTAGATAATGCCTATATTCAATCAGGTAAACTTCTACTAATAAGGTAAATTCATATAGCACAGAAAGATCGAAGACATCTTAATAATCCTTTACATTTGAAATCTATATTAGTATATACTTATATACTGAAATGGGGAACCATGGAAATGGAAACTGAGGATTATTCTCTTAATGAGCTGGCTGACCTTATGAGTGTTCTGGGTGTTGAAAGCAGGCTCATGATCATTGCGCTTCTGAGGGACTACGAGTCCCTCTGCGTTAATGCCCTTGCCTGCCATCTTGAAATTTCTCAGAGCGCTGTTTCCCAGCACCTCAGAATCCTCCATTTCAGTGGTTTCGTTACTTCCCACAGAGACGGATACTACACCCATTACAGCCTTAACAGAG
The Candidatus Aegiribacteria sp. genome window above contains:
- a CDS encoding C40 family peptidase, with amino-acid sequence MSLLSSFIIFSGLAVLAQELPDIPQQYSCIIIEEQPEEVSYTLVDSILSYAVSFLGTPYVYGGIDSTGFDCSGLAYRVFNDYGIPLPRTVSGMELMGVAVDRDDLQPGDLLIFDNPRHTGIYLGDGDFIHCSSYLDRGVVITPITHSNYARRYSSSRRVLQE
- a CDS encoding T9SS type A sorting domain-containing protein; protein product: MFNKKTSQENFFANALLLFSLIIISSSIHASVASDIPYTRTDRNDILPYNWISSDVFTVPDAKEQDIEYVGSCMWSQVTDVFSAGSDLWASFNNGLCHIDISDISNPVVVSELYIPCGSKGITGTNDIIVENSYAYIGDKDGLRIVDINNMELVSTYPLQRAHTLFLCDTILYVADGTGVKVFNVTNPAIPDSIGFYPIPGAVGIDIDSYYAYISDTGGMGLTILDITIPDNPVFVSNYNTPGYGNNVAFSNGHAFIADHNNGLEIVDVTDPLNPVLKSNIQTSGSAYDVKVAGNYAFVAADNMDVIDISNLSTPFIAQTFPSMDDVRSIFLSGDYLFSSEGSFLEILNIQQPTNTYLEGSLERPYWLQEVRIGEGIAYIADMGEIYLVPGGLKIVDISDQENPFLQGEYSMDLWAIPNNLDIKDSYVYMQDYISSTYKLIALDVSNPDMPQLAGEYPYTAKDIFTGDSYVYVLDSDKLRIFDLQDPSNPILEGSLTLSDDALRICVNNGYAFIAGNGVNTLWIVDVSDCSNPQLITSITTACNYARDIVVQDSLLYLVCTQHMQIINIDDINNPAIISTFDEVNSATGICVANNYAYIADNNLLKIDISDPAAPSFVEAYPIPGCAYNVAVFDKYLFVTTESSFLIFQDSDLLHIAAEDEFLQMGTALIQNYPNPFNMQTTIEYHLPVSTRITLNIYDLQGRKLRMLVNDVQFAGSYSVVWDGKDSLGECACTGVYYYMLELDNAYIQSGKLLLIR
- a CDS encoding metalloregulator ArsR/SmtB family transcription factor, producing the protein METEDYSLNELADLMSVLGVESRLMIIALLRDYESLCVNALACHLEISQSAVSQHLRILHFSGFVTSHRDGYYTHYSLNREKLDSSIELLKKLAVKREIVDSNKCTSKGEKPCAKVKANARNRKI